One window of Planctomycetia bacterium genomic DNA carries:
- a CDS encoding carbamoyltransferase, whose product MNILGISAFYHDSAAALIQDGRIVAAAQEERFSRIKHDYRFPQHAIDYCLKEGGIGADRLDYVTFYDKPLLKFERLLETYLSFAPAGFRSFMEAMPLWLKQKLHLPREMDKGLKHLYKGRYVFTEHHESHAASAFFPSPFEEAAILTLDGVGEWATASYGHGKGNRIDVTHEMHFPHSLGLLYTAFTYYCGFKANSGEYKLMGLAPYGEPKYKDLIMRELVDIKADGSIRMNMRYFNYCQGLTMTSPAFHALFEGEPRPPESKLTQREMDIAASIQWVTEEIMLRASNHVHKETGSRNLVLAGGVALNCVGNGRILREGPFERIWIQPAAGDAGGALGAALFVWHQLLNHPRTPRSELDGQDGSLLGPSYPMEEVRSILDRCGAKYHYIADENELVDAVASAIADEKVVGHMAGRMEFGPRALGCRSIIGDARSPRMQSVMNLKVKFRESFRPFAPCVLREHVHEYFDMRPNEDSPYMLLVAPVREDKRVPLNGDGKDLFGIEKLKQLRSVVPAITHVDYSARVQTVDPVRHARMHKIMSRFKEKTGCPVIINTSFNVRSEPIVCSPSDAYRCFMACDMDVLVVENFIMHKSEQKQMSEEEIKEYLAQFQLD is encoded by the coding sequence ATGAACATACTGGGAATCTCCGCATTCTATCACGACAGCGCCGCCGCCCTGATTCAGGATGGGCGGATCGTGGCGGCCGCTCAGGAGGAGCGCTTCTCGCGGATCAAGCACGATTACAGATTCCCCCAGCACGCCATCGACTATTGCCTGAAAGAGGGCGGGATCGGCGCCGACCGGCTTGACTACGTCACTTTCTACGACAAGCCGCTGCTTAAGTTCGAGCGATTGCTGGAGACGTATCTATCGTTTGCCCCGGCGGGGTTTCGCAGCTTTATGGAGGCGATGCCGCTTTGGCTCAAGCAGAAGCTCCATCTGCCGCGCGAGATGGATAAGGGGCTGAAGCATCTATACAAGGGCCGCTACGTTTTCACGGAGCACCATGAGTCTCACGCGGCCAGCGCTTTTTTCCCTTCGCCTTTTGAGGAGGCGGCCATCCTGACGCTCGACGGCGTCGGTGAATGGGCGACGGCGAGTTATGGCCACGGCAAGGGGAATCGCATCGATGTCACGCACGAGATGCACTTCCCGCATTCGCTGGGGCTGCTCTACACGGCGTTCACTTACTACTGCGGGTTCAAGGCGAACAGCGGCGAGTACAAGCTGATGGGGCTGGCGCCTTATGGCGAGCCGAAATACAAAGACCTGATCATGCGCGAGCTGGTCGACATCAAGGCCGACGGCTCGATCCGCATGAACATGAGGTATTTCAACTATTGCCAGGGGCTGACGATGACCAGCCCGGCGTTTCATGCGCTGTTTGAGGGCGAGCCGCGACCGCCGGAGAGCAAGCTGACGCAGCGCGAGATGGACATCGCGGCGTCGATTCAGTGGGTGACTGAAGAGATCATGCTTCGGGCGTCGAACCATGTTCACAAGGAGACGGGCAGCCGGAATCTTGTGCTCGCCGGGGGCGTTGCGCTGAACTGCGTCGGGAACGGGCGCATCCTTCGCGAGGGGCCGTTTGAGCGCATCTGGATTCAGCCGGCGGCGGGCGATGCGGGCGGGGCGCTGGGTGCGGCGCTGTTTGTGTGGCATCAGTTGCTCAATCATCCGCGCACGCCGCGCAGCGAACTCGACGGACAGGATGGATCGCTGCTTGGGCCGAGCTACCCGATGGAGGAAGTTCGCAGCATTCTGGATCGGTGCGGGGCGAAGTATCACTACATCGCCGATGAGAATGAGCTTGTCGATGCGGTGGCGAGCGCCATTGCCGATGAGAAGGTCGTCGGTCACATGGCGGGGCGGATGGAGTTCGGACCGCGGGCGCTTGGATGCCGATCGATCATCGGCGACGCGCGAAGCCCCAGGATGCAGTCGGTGATGAATCTGAAGGTGAAGTTTCGCGAGTCGTTTCGGCCGTTTGCCCCGTGCGTGCTGCGCGAGCACGTGCACGAGTATTTTGATATGCGGCCCAACGAGGACAGTCCTTATATGCTTCTCGTCGCGCCGGTGCGCGAGGACAAGCGTGTGCCGCTTAACGGCGACGGCAAGGACCTCTTCGGCATTGAGAAGCTCAAGCAGTTACGCTCGGTCGTGCCCGCGATCACTCATGTGGACTACTCCGCGCGCGTGCAGACGGTGGACCCGGTGCGACATGCGCGGATGCACAAGATTATGAGCCGCTTCAAGGAGAAGACGGGCTGCCCGGTGATCATCAATACGAGTTTCAATGTGCGCAGCGAGCCGATCGTGTGCTCACCGAGCGACGCTTATCGGTGTTTTATGGCGTGTGATATGGACGTGCTGGTGGTTGAGAACTTCATCATGCACAAGAGCGAGCAGAAGCAGATGAGCGAGGAAGAGATCAAGGAGTATCTCGCCCAGTTCCAGTTGGACTAG